One Buteo buteo chromosome 31, bButBut1.hap1.1, whole genome shotgun sequence genomic region harbors:
- the LOC142026113 gene encoding olfactory receptor 14A16-like, protein MKMSNGSFITQFLLLAFADTRELQLLHFWLFLGIYLAALLGNGLIITTIACDHHLHTPMYFFLLNLSLLDLGSISTTVPKAMATSLWNNRAISYLGCAAQVFLLIFLISAEYFLLTLMAYDRYVAICKPLHYGTLLGSRACVHMAAAAWGCGFLYAVLHTANTFSLPLCQGNAVDQFFCEIPQILKLACSDAYLREVGVLVVSVCLVFGCFVFIVLSYGHIFRAVLRFPSEQGRHKAFSTCLPHLAVVSLFVSTVIFAYLKPPSISSPHLDLLVAVLYSVVPPAVNPLIYSMRNQEIKDALRKLITGCFSEGIKFLLYSA, encoded by the coding sequence ATGAAAATGTCCAATGGAAGCTTCATCacccagttcctcctcctggcatttgcagacacacgggagctgcagctcttgcacttctggctcttcctgggcatctacctggctgccctcctgggaaATGGCCTCATCATCACCACTATAGCCTGCGACCACCACCTCCACacacccatgtacttcttcctcctcaatcTCTCCCTCCTCGActtgggctccatctccaccactgtccctAAAGCCATGGCCACCTCCCTCTGGAACAACAGGGCCATCTCCTACTTGGGATGTGCTGCCCAGGTCTTTCTGTTAATCTTTTTGATCtcagcagaatattttcttctcactctcatggcctatgaccgctatgttgccatctgcaaacccctgcattatgggaccctcctgggcagcagagcttgtgtccacatggcagcagctgcctggggctgtgggttcctctatgctgtgctgcacactgccaatacattttcactacccctctgccaaggcaatgctgtggaccagttcttctgtgaaatcccccagatcctcaagctTGCCTGCTCAGATGcctacctcagggaagttgggGTACTTGTGGTTAGTGTGTGTTTAGtctttgggtgttttgttttcattgtgctgtcctaTGGGCACATATTCAGGGCCGTGCTGAGGTTCCCTTCAGAGCAGGGacggcacaaagccttttccacgtgcctccctcacctggctGTTGTCTCCTTGTTTGTAAGCACTGTCATATTTGCCTACCTaaagcccccctccatctcctccccacacctggacctgctggtggcAGTTCTGTACTCGGTGGTGCCTCCAGCGGTGAACcccctcatctacagcatgagaAACCAAGAGATCAAGGATGCTCTGAGAAAACTAATCACCGGATGCTTTTCAGAAGGAATAAAGTTTCTGTTGTATTCTGCATAG